A window of the Fibrobacter sp. UWH4 genome harbors these coding sequences:
- a CDS encoding VWA domain-containing protein, protein MAGIAALCMSCSDDSNSLNASDAGKDDGKIADTIIQKNPNIETENGATFETKGTTSYNGDVMAPTLSGAIYDEAVTPTREAITDEYLAVDGAPIEYYDGGVYEGDYNGKTYGLLTASEWNDLDNWKDWGEILTGEFYDKASYWEFYPHTLVAVQVVDESGTGLANVSVELLKNENVEFATRTDNKGFAYCWANLFDGYTEEVLKSEDFSLKVNGKVSEDPVKLTTKNDESLNVNTITSDAKQADAKADVAFIVDATGSMGDEIRFLQSDLSYIIDHASSATNVALRTAVVFYRDDGDEYLTRGKDFSTNVANTQAFIKEQEANGGGDYPEAVHSALEATLQNFSWNESARARIAFLILDAPPHHQDSIIESLKSSITFYAKNGIKLIPVAASGIGYSHIEASVGESDVEKLADLMLRLIKKYVE, encoded by the coding sequence ATGGCAGGAATTGCCGCGTTGTGCATGTCCTGTAGCGACGACAGCAACAGCCTTAATGCCAGCGACGCGGGCAAGGATGACGGCAAAATCGCCGATACAATCATCCAAAAAAATCCGAACATCGAAACCGAAAATGGAGCCACCTTCGAAACCAAAGGCACGACCTCCTACAATGGAGACGTCATGGCGCCCACCTTGTCTGGTGCTATTTATGACGAAGCCGTAACCCCTACTAGAGAAGCCATCACCGATGAATACCTTGCGGTAGACGGAGCCCCCATCGAATATTATGACGGCGGAGTTTATGAAGGAGATTATAACGGCAAAACATACGGTCTGCTCACGGCTTCCGAATGGAACGATCTGGACAATTGGAAAGACTGGGGCGAAATCCTGACAGGCGAATTTTACGATAAGGCTAGCTACTGGGAATTCTACCCGCACACACTCGTGGCCGTACAAGTCGTTGACGAAAGCGGCACCGGCCTCGCCAACGTTTCAGTAGAACTTCTTAAGAACGAGAATGTGGAATTCGCTACTAGAACCGACAACAAGGGATTCGCCTACTGTTGGGCAAATTTGTTCGACGGCTACACCGAAGAAGTTTTGAAGAGCGAAGATTTCTCCTTGAAGGTCAACGGCAAAGTATCCGAAGATCCCGTCAAGCTAACCACCAAGAACGACGAGTCGCTCAACGTAAACACTATCACCAGCGATGCCAAGCAAGCCGATGCCAAGGCAGATGTCGCCTTCATCGTCGACGCCACCGGTTCCATGGGCGACGAAATCCGCTTTCTGCAGTCGGACCTGAGCTACATTATTGACCACGCCTCTTCGGCAACCAACGTTGCGTTACGCACGGCAGTCGTGTTCTACCGCGACGACGGCGACGAATATCTCACCCGCGGCAAGGACTTTTCCACCAACGTCGCCAACACGCAGGCATTCATCAAGGAACAGGAAGCCAACGGCGGCGGCGACTATCCCGAAGCAGTGCATTCCGCGCTCGAAGCTACATTGCAGAACTTCTCCTGGAACGAATCGGCTCGTGCACGCATCGCCTTCCTGATTCTTGACGCTCCCCCACACCATCAGGACAGCATCATCGAAAGCCTCAAGAGTTCCATCACCTTCTACGCCAAGAACGGCATCAAGCTTATTCCCGTAGCCGCAAGCGGCATCGGTTATTCCCATATCGAAGCATCCGTAGGCGAATCCGATGTAGAAAAGCTCGCCGACCTGATGTTACGGCTGATCAAAAAGTACGTAGAATAG
- a CDS encoding P-II family nitrogen regulator — MKLITAYIQPERLNIVKQELYENKIYKMSVTNVLGCGQQRGYNQRFRGVVTEVNLLKKICLKIAVNDEFVQPCIDAIIKGARTGAIGDGKIFVTELEQCIRIRTGETGPEAIG, encoded by the coding sequence ATGAAGCTAATTACAGCTTATATCCAACCCGAACGATTAAACATCGTAAAGCAAGAACTTTACGAAAACAAGATCTACAAGATGTCTGTCACGAACGTGCTTGGCTGCGGGCAGCAGCGCGGTTACAACCAACGTTTCCGCGGCGTGGTGACTGAGGTTAATTTGCTCAAAAAGATCTGCTTGAAGATTGCTGTGAACGACGAATTCGTACAGCCCTGCATCGACGCCATCATCAAGGGCGCACGCACAGGCGCCATCGGCGACGGCAAGATTTTCGTTACCGAACTTGAACAGTGCATCCGCATTCGCACCGGAGAAACTGGCCCCGAGGCAATCGGCTAA
- a CDS encoding ammonium transporter — MNEAATVVPVSDAIFMTENIWIMISAMLVFIMGLGFACVEAGLVRAKCAANVAFKNIAVPAIGITMYAAIGFALMYPGTFNAISGVLGFAGFGIGDWADPSKFTAAYNGHFTLFTDWLFQAMFAATAATIVSGAVAERVKLNSFLVFTIIYVAFVYPIVGSWTWGGGWLSTIGKAGFHDLAGSTLVHSVGGWAALAGVMILGPRIGKYVGGKVHAIPAHNIPLATIGVFMLWFGWWGFNAGSALSGDAKATSWILVTTNIAAVAGIITATLTSWIVSKKPDATMALNGCLAGLVAITAGADVVTPLSSWIIGAIAGVLVVGAVFMFDRLHLDDPVGALSVHLVNGVWGTLAVGIFDITGDYSLGTQAIGVIAYAVPCFGAASLIFYAIKKTMGLRVTERQELRGLDQSEHGQESYSGFQIFSNM, encoded by the coding sequence ATGAACGAAGCAGCAACTGTCGTACCTGTCAGCGACGCCATCTTTATGACAGAAAACATTTGGATCATGATTAGCGCCATGCTGGTGTTTATCATGGGCCTGGGCTTTGCCTGTGTCGAAGCGGGTCTTGTTCGCGCGAAGTGCGCGGCCAACGTCGCTTTCAAAAACATCGCGGTTCCCGCCATAGGTATCACGATGTACGCCGCCATCGGCTTTGCCCTCATGTACCCCGGAACGTTCAACGCGATTTCCGGCGTACTTGGATTTGCCGGATTCGGTATCGGTGACTGGGCAGACCCCTCCAAGTTCACCGCCGCCTACAACGGCCACTTCACCCTCTTCACCGACTGGCTGTTCCAGGCGATGTTCGCAGCAACCGCCGCAACGATCGTCTCGGGCGCCGTCGCCGAACGCGTGAAGCTGAACTCCTTCCTCGTCTTCACCATCATCTACGTGGCCTTCGTCTACCCCATCGTGGGTAGCTGGACATGGGGCGGTGGCTGGCTTTCGACCATCGGCAAGGCCGGTTTCCATGACCTCGCCGGTTCTACGCTCGTCCACTCCGTGGGCGGCTGGGCAGCTCTCGCCGGTGTCATGATCCTCGGACCGCGTATCGGTAAGTATGTCGGCGGCAAGGTGCACGCCATTCCGGCCCACAACATTCCGCTTGCTACCATCGGCGTGTTCATGCTGTGGTTCGGTTGGTGGGGATTCAACGCCGGTTCTGCTCTCTCCGGCGATGCAAAGGCTACTAGCTGGATTCTCGTGACCACGAACATCGCCGCTGTTGCCGGCATCATCACCGCAACGCTTACGAGCTGGATTGTTTCGAAGAAGCCGGACGCCACCATGGCTCTCAACGGCTGCCTTGCAGGTCTCGTCGCCATCACTGCCGGTGCAGACGTGGTTACCCCGCTTTCTTCCTGGATTATCGGTGCCATCGCCGGTGTGCTCGTAGTCGGCGCAGTCTTCATGTTCGACCGCCTGCACTTGGATGACCCGGTCGGTGCTCTCTCGGTTCACCTGGTGAACGGTGTGTGGGGTACGCTCGCTGTCGGTATCTTCGATATCACTGGCGACTACTCCCTCGGCACCCAGGCCATCGGCGTGATCGCTTACGCGGTTCCCTGCTTCGGTGCTGCTAGCCTCATCTTCTACGCTATCAAGAAGACCATGGGACTGCGCGTTACCGAGCGTCAAGAACTCCGCGGCCTCGACCAAAGCGAACACGGACAAGAATCCTACAGCGGCTTCCAAATCTTCAGCAACATGTAA
- the trpA gene encoding tryptophan synthase subunit alpha: MNLMSHLIAGFPDAETSIAIADALVKGGANILEIQLAFSDPSADGPAIQTASTIALDKGYSTKQGLEIVRKIHDRHPETPIYIMTYGSLAFTPGVENFVKMCKDAGVSACIIPDLPFDGDEGLTEACKKHGLENIPVAAPSMTKERLETMASKGFKYIYAALRAGTTGSETTIDQATLDFIDTVGKGGAKVLGGFGIRNGEQSKVLSKHVYAVVAGSVFVNLVLNNEDTAEGRAKAIAEIEAKAKEIAGK, encoded by the coding sequence ATGAACTTAATGTCTCATCTCATTGCCGGGTTTCCGGACGCAGAAACTTCTATCGCCATCGCCGACGCTCTTGTGAAGGGTGGCGCCAACATCCTTGAAATTCAGCTTGCCTTCAGCGATCCGAGCGCCGACGGTCCCGCCATCCAGACGGCATCGACCATTGCGCTCGATAAGGGTTACTCCACCAAGCAGGGGCTTGAAATCGTTAGGAAAATTCACGACCGTCACCCTGAAACGCCAATCTACATCATGACTTACGGCTCGCTCGCTTTTACCCCTGGCGTCGAAAATTTCGTCAAGATGTGCAAGGACGCGGGCGTATCCGCTTGCATCATTCCGGACTTGCCGTTCGACGGCGACGAAGGCCTGACTGAAGCTTGCAAGAAGCACGGCCTGGAAAACATCCCCGTGGCGGCTCCTAGCATGACCAAGGAGCGCCTCGAAACGATGGCCTCCAAGGGCTTCAAGTACATCTACGCTGCACTCCGCGCTGGTACCACTGGAAGCGAAACCACAATTGACCAGGCAACGCTCGACTTTATCGACACGGTCGGTAAGGGTGGCGCCAAGGTGCTCGGCGGTTTCGGTATTCGTAACGGCGAACAGTCCAAAGTGCTTTCGAAGCATGTGTACGCTGTGGTGGCGGGCTCCGTGTTCGTGAACCTCGTGCTCAATAACGAAGACACTGCCGAAGGCCGCGCAAAAGCCATCGCTGAAATCGAGGCGAAGGCCAAGGAAATTGCGGGAAAGTAA
- the trpB gene encoding tryptophan synthase subunit beta produces the protein MTHATITPTPQSAVGATSHLITSDNGFFDKFGGKYVAEIIRRPLDDLEAAFNKYIHDPEFLKELRIIQRDYIGRETPLYYAPTATELLGGAQIYIKLEGLANTGAHKINNAIGQCLLAKKMGKTRIIAETGAGQHGLATAAACAKLGLECVVYMGEVDVRRQQPNVATMEMYGAKVVPVTSGARTLKDAVNEAMRDWATNFKNTHYVLGSALGPAPFPDIVRTFQSIIGEEVKRQAAERNIDIAAVVACVGGGSNSIGVFTPFINDANVRLIGAEAGGVGPNKGENAARMTGNASREGILQGYKSRFLIDEDGQSLPTRSISAGLDYMGIGPQLAALGESGRVEFTAILDKEALEAVKFFARNEGILFALESAHAGAAAMKIAKELPKDKALVINMSGRGDKDIFITSPVFRPEKWKEFLKAELKRLENNEDIHDAEIMNK, from the coding sequence ATGACTCACGCAACTATAACCCCCACACCTCAAAGCGCCGTAGGCGCGACCTCACACCTCATAACCTCTGACAACGGTTTCTTTGACAAGTTCGGCGGCAAGTATGTTGCCGAAATCATCCGCCGCCCGCTCGACGACCTCGAAGCGGCATTCAACAAGTACATTCACGATCCGGAATTCCTCAAAGAGCTCCGCATTATTCAGCGCGACTACATTGGGCGCGAGACCCCGCTGTATTACGCTCCGACCGCAACGGAACTTCTGGGTGGTGCGCAGATTTACATCAAGCTGGAAGGCCTTGCCAATACGGGTGCGCACAAGATCAACAACGCCATCGGTCAGTGCCTTTTGGCGAAGAAGATGGGCAAGACTCGTATCATTGCCGAAACGGGTGCCGGTCAGCATGGCCTTGCGACGGCTGCCGCTTGCGCTAAGCTTGGCCTCGAATGTGTGGTGTACATGGGTGAGGTGGACGTGCGCCGTCAGCAGCCGAACGTGGCGACCATGGAAATGTACGGTGCCAAGGTCGTGCCGGTCACGAGCGGTGCCCGCACCCTTAAGGATGCCGTGAACGAAGCCATGCGCGACTGGGCCACGAATTTCAAGAACACCCATTATGTACTAGGTTCCGCTCTTGGTCCGGCTCCGTTCCCGGATATCGTTCGTACCTTCCAGTCGATTATCGGTGAAGAAGTCAAGCGCCAGGCTGCCGAGCGCAACATCGACATTGCGGCCGTTGTCGCTTGCGTGGGAGGCGGTAGCAATTCCATCGGCGTTTTCACTCCGTTCATCAACGATGCGAACGTGCGCCTGATCGGTGCCGAAGCCGGTGGTGTTGGCCCGAACAAGGGAGAAAACGCTGCCCGCATGACGGGTAACGCAAGTCGCGAAGGCATTCTGCAGGGTTACAAGAGCCGCTTCCTGATTGATGAAGACGGTCAGTCGCTGCCGACTCGTTCCATCTCGGCGGGGCTTGACTACATGGGCATTGGCCCGCAGCTTGCCGCCCTCGGCGAATCGGGCCGCGTGGAATTCACGGCGATTCTCGACAAGGAGGCTCTCGAAGCGGTCAAGTTCTTTGCCCGTAACGAAGGCATCCTCTTCGCGCTCGAAAGTGCGCATGCAGGGGCTGCCGCTATGAAGATTGCGAAGGAACTTCCGAAGGACAAGGCGCTCGTCATCAACATGAGTGGCCGCGGCGACAAGGACATCTTTATCACGAGCCCCGTGTTCCGCCCCGAAAAGTGGAAGGAATTCCTGAAGGCCGAACTCAAGCGCCTCGAAAATAACGAAGACATCCACGACGCGGAGATAATGAATAAGTAA
- a CDS encoding bifunctional indole-3-glycerol phosphate synthase/phosphoribosylanthranilate isomerase, protein MSEDILAKIVRMRKADIERLGLNFGIEIPEKRRVGHTEFLGNAGAILEVKRASPSKGDIAPDLDPVALATTYAEAHAQAVSVLTEGNFFKGTLRDLIAVADLMELRRKQGLHTCAVLRKDFLLYEDEIDVAFRCGADAVLLIARILDDEQLVRMAKRAASFDMQAFVEVREKDDFRKLSVVTSALGADAAKTIVAGVNSRDLATFHTDPLIPASVRSKLPAKAVFESGIHTPADADYARSLGFTGILVGEAVAKNPALAKDVVSAFESGRENARGGFWRKFAALWQAQRTNQGPFKVGVVRQAHQPFAEPLHRNRPLVKICGITRVEDGMLAAELGADMLGFVFSTTKRLTTEEFVRSFKERLLRSARNDKSETPILVGVITDPKSPEGKTAIKLAREGVLDAVQLHGIEPTKSLELADDKVPELVEGTNKIGIPYYCAARIGEESDFDKVTALRKNGEPRILLDAKVEGIPGGTGKTIPENLLREKAGDIPLWLAGGITPTNVAELVGKFSPELIDVSSGVEDAPGIKNSEKLKALFAALTSL, encoded by the coding sequence ATGAGTGAAGATATTCTTGCAAAAATCGTGCGCATGCGCAAGGCCGATATCGAGCGGCTGGGTCTGAATTTCGGTATCGAAATTCCGGAAAAGCGTCGCGTAGGTCATACAGAATTCCTCGGGAACGCCGGTGCGATTCTCGAAGTCAAGCGAGCATCGCCATCCAAAGGCGACATCGCTCCGGACTTGGATCCGGTGGCGCTTGCGACGACTTATGCCGAAGCGCATGCGCAGGCGGTGTCGGTGCTTACCGAAGGCAATTTCTTTAAGGGAACGCTCCGCGACTTGATTGCGGTGGCCGACCTGATGGAACTCCGTCGTAAGCAGGGGTTGCATACCTGCGCCGTACTCCGCAAGGATTTCTTGCTCTATGAAGACGAAATCGATGTCGCATTCCGTTGCGGCGCCGACGCGGTGCTCCTCATTGCCCGTATTCTGGATGACGAACAGCTTGTACGCATGGCGAAGCGTGCTGCATCGTTTGATATGCAGGCTTTTGTCGAAGTTCGTGAAAAAGACGACTTCCGCAAGCTTTCGGTTGTCACGAGCGCGCTCGGGGCCGATGCCGCAAAAACGATTGTCGCAGGCGTGAACTCCCGCGACCTGGCTACGTTCCACACCGACCCGCTGATTCCCGCGTCGGTGCGTAGCAAGCTTCCTGCGAAGGCTGTGTTTGAGTCGGGTATCCACACGCCGGCCGACGCCGACTATGCGCGTAGCCTTGGCTTTACGGGAATTCTCGTGGGGGAGGCGGTTGCGAAAAATCCTGCGCTTGCAAAGGATGTTGTTTCTGCTTTTGAAAGCGGTCGCGAAAATGCTCGTGGCGGTTTCTGGAGAAAATTTGCAGCTCTTTGGCAGGCTCAGCGTACCAATCAAGGACCATTTAAGGTCGGTGTGGTTCGGCAAGCTCACCAACCTTTTGCAGAACCGTTGCACCGTAACCGTCCCCTCGTAAAGATCTGCGGCATCACCCGTGTCGAAGACGGAATGCTTGCGGCTGAACTCGGGGCGGACATGCTCGGTTTTGTTTTCAGTACGACGAAGCGCTTGACCACTGAAGAATTCGTGCGCAGTTTTAAGGAGAGATTGCTTCGCTCCGCTCGCAATGACAAATCAGAAACCCCGATTCTCGTGGGTGTCATTACCGACCCGAAATCCCCCGAAGGCAAGACCGCCATCAAGCTCGCCCGCGAAGGTGTGCTTGATGCGGTGCAGCTTCACGGAATCGAGCCGACAAAGAGCCTAGAGCTGGCGGATGATAAGGTCCCTGAGCTTGTCGAAGGGACAAATAAAATTGGAATTCCCTACTACTGCGCCGCCCGCATCGGTGAAGAATCGGATTTCGACAAGGTGACCGCCCTCCGCAAGAACGGCGAACCCCGCATCCTGCTGGATGCGAAAGTCGAAGGAATCCCAGGCGGCACGGGCAAGACCATTCCCGAAAACTTGCTCCGCGAAAAAGCGGGGGATATCCCTCTTTGGCTCGCTGGTGGCATCACCCCGACGAATGTCGCTGAACTCGTTGGCAAGTTTTCCCCCGAACTTATCGATGTGTCGAGCGGTGTCGAGGATGCTCCCGGAATAAAAAATAGCGAAAAGTTGAAAGCACTATTCGCTGCGTTGACTTCTCTTTAG
- a CDS encoding bifunctional anthranilate synthase component II/anthranilate phosphoribosyltransferase, whose amino-acid sequence MIIIIDNYDSFTYNVYQALAKITNEEIRVLRSRECTIADIEKLNPSRLIVSPGPGRPEDAGVSVEAIKHFAGKLPILGVCLGHQAIGYAFGAKIVQAKFIKHGIAEEIDLDGKGLFRTIGKKNIFTRYHSLVINESTLSSDFEVTARATDGDIMGIRHKTLPIEGVQFHPESIASGRADEFFKAFLNYRREPLDVRGILNTLTEGKDLSRETAEMFMEDLTDGIMDERQMAAILTALSSKGPVADEIAGCAKVLSSKKRKFPYSGDELTDIVGTGGDGKGSFNVSSLSGLIAASCGAKIAKHGNRAVSSKSGAADFYTAAGFKLDMVPEKAASVIDKTNFVFLMAPVYHSAMRFAGPVRGVLGVKTIMNLLGPLTNPAEAKYLMLGVYSTTVLEPFTKAAKALGAKRVMVAISDDGYDEISPCVPTTIAEILEDGEYKIYRIDPKDFGIPSVDPEDLAGGTGVDNFNLALDVLNGKGRPGIKYACALNAGAALYISKKAASLKEGFDKAMKAMEDGSVLKKIEEVKAATNS is encoded by the coding sequence ATGATCATCATCATCGACAACTACGATTCCTTTACTTACAACGTCTATCAGGCGTTGGCAAAAATCACTAACGAAGAAATCCGCGTGCTCCGTAGCCGCGAATGCACCATTGCAGACATCGAAAAACTGAATCCGAGCCGTCTCATTGTGAGCCCGGGTCCGGGTCGCCCCGAAGATGCTGGCGTCTCTGTCGAAGCCATCAAGCACTTTGCTGGCAAGCTCCCGATTCTCGGCGTGTGCCTCGGTCACCAGGCCATCGGTTACGCCTTTGGTGCAAAGATTGTGCAGGCCAAGTTTATCAAGCACGGCATCGCCGAAGAAATCGACCTCGACGGCAAGGGCCTCTTCCGCACCATCGGCAAGAAGAACATCTTCACGCGTTACCACAGCTTGGTCATCAACGAATCGACGCTCTCTTCTGACTTCGAAGTGACCGCCCGCGCTACCGACGGCGACATCATGGGCATTCGCCACAAGACGCTCCCGATTGAAGGCGTGCAGTTCCACCCGGAATCTATCGCCAGCGGCCGCGCCGACGAATTCTTCAAGGCGTTCCTCAACTACCGTCGCGAACCGCTTGACGTGCGCGGAATCTTGAACACGCTTACCGAAGGTAAGGACTTGAGCCGCGAAACCGCCGAAATGTTCATGGAAGACTTGACCGACGGCATCATGGACGAACGCCAGATGGCTGCAATCCTTACCGCACTTTCCAGCAAGGGCCCTGTTGCCGACGAAATCGCCGGATGCGCGAAGGTACTCAGCAGCAAGAAGCGCAAGTTCCCCTACAGCGGCGACGAACTCACCGATATTGTGGGTACCGGTGGCGACGGCAAGGGCAGCTTTAACGTGAGTTCGCTTTCCGGCCTGATTGCCGCCAGCTGTGGCGCAAAAATTGCAAAGCATGGCAACCGTGCGGTTTCCAGCAAGTCCGGTGCTGCCGACTTCTACACGGCTGCAGGCTTCAAGCTCGACATGGTTCCCGAAAAGGCTGCCTCCGTCATCGACAAGACGAATTTCGTGTTCCTGATGGCGCCTGTTTACCACAGTGCCATGCGCTTTGCGGGCCCGGTTCGCGGCGTTCTCGGCGTGAAGACCATCATGAACCTGCTCGGCCCCCTCACGAACCCGGCCGAAGCCAAGTACCTGATGCTCGGCGTCTATAGCACGACCGTGCTGGAACCGTTCACCAAGGCGGCAAAGGCCCTCGGCGCGAAGCGCGTGATGGTCGCCATCAGTGACGACGGCTACGACGAAATTTCACCCTGCGTGCCGACGACCATCGCCGAAATTTTGGAAGATGGCGAGTACAAGATTTACCGCATCGACCCCAAGGACTTCGGCATCCCCTCCGTGGATCCCGAAGACCTCGCCGGCGGTACGGGTGTCGACAACTTCAACCTCGCTCTCGACGTGCTGAACGGCAAGGGCCGCCCGGGCATCAAGTATGCCTGCGCCCTGAACGCCGGTGCCGCCCTTTACATCAGCAAGAAGGCAGCCAGCCTCAAGGAAGGCTTCGACAAGGCCATGAAGGCGATGGAAGACGGCTCGGTCCTGAAAAAGATTGAAGAAGTCAAGGCTGCAACGAATTCGTAA
- a CDS encoding anthranilate synthase component I family protein, whose protein sequence is MTTNIRHITESPNFEPRTDSIYVALPGERYTPFSLGKKLGAKAIFESASFSHGRSRYSTLMVDEGFRLRQNDKDVSIVVDGKESVFLKEGEGDILDALTLISAENTVPPNQIPIPSSGVGYLGYEFCARCDTIRLAPQVDELNIPEAEFLVGHIYIVFDHFTEKLHLFALNYEEHQIDLKVAIEKVKARLADLDFSYLAPEQQYGKGITMTDLEQSRKEYVEKVEALQKHIVAGNIVQAVPSRRIQFASDIEALDIYRRLRTVNPSPYMFFLDYGTHQFIGASPESLVRVREGIATIHPIAGTRRRGKDDAEDEALMKNLKGDPKERAEHLMLVDLARNDLGRVCEAGTVETTKYMECEKFSHVIHLVSDVQGRVAKNKKAIEVLRSSFPAGTVSGAPKISAIEILSGLEKVKRRFYAGAVGYMESDGDLDFCIAIRCCLKQGKTISLQAGGGIVAASNADREFEETNEKLGAIRAVLEGEN, encoded by the coding sequence ATGACAACGAACATAAGGCACATCACTGAAAGCCCTAACTTCGAACCCCGTACCGACAGTATCTACGTGGCACTGCCTGGTGAACGTTACACTCCGTTTTCGCTGGGCAAGAAGCTCGGTGCGAAGGCTATTTTCGAATCCGCAAGTTTCTCCCACGGTCGCAGCCGCTATTCGACCCTGATGGTAGACGAAGGCTTCCGTCTGCGCCAGAACGACAAGGACGTGAGCATCGTTGTCGACGGCAAGGAAAGCGTGTTCCTCAAGGAAGGCGAAGGGGACATTCTCGATGCCCTCACGCTGATTTCTGCCGAAAATACGGTGCCGCCTAACCAGATTCCTATTCCTTCTTCGGGTGTGGGCTACCTCGGTTACGAATTCTGCGCCCGCTGCGATACCATTCGCCTTGCCCCGCAGGTGGACGAACTTAACATCCCCGAAGCGGAATTTTTGGTGGGTCACATCTACATCGTGTTTGACCATTTTACCGAAAAGCTTCACTTGTTCGCCTTGAACTACGAGGAGCACCAGATTGACTTGAAGGTTGCCATCGAAAAGGTGAAGGCCCGCCTCGCTGACCTCGACTTCAGCTACCTCGCCCCGGAACAGCAGTATGGCAAGGGCATTACCATGACCGACCTGGAACAGTCCCGCAAGGAATACGTAGAAAAGGTCGAAGCCTTGCAGAAGCATATTGTCGCAGGCAACATCGTGCAGGCCGTACCGTCCCGCCGCATCCAGTTTGCAAGCGATATCGAAGCACTTGACATTTACCGCCGCCTCCGCACGGTAAACCCGTCTCCGTACATGTTCTTCCTCGATTACGGCACGCATCAGTTTATCGGGGCCTCGCCCGAAAGCCTCGTGCGCGTGCGCGAAGGCATTGCAACGATTCACCCGATTGCAGGTACCCGCCGCCGCGGCAAGGACGACGCGGAAGACGAAGCCCTGATGAAGAACCTGAAGGGCGACCCGAAGGAACGCGCCGAACACCTGATGCTCGTGGACCTAGCCCGTAACGACCTCGGCCGCGTCTGCGAAGCCGGTACAGTGGAAACGACCAAGTACATGGAATGCGAAAAGTTCAGCCACGTGATTCACCTGGTCTCTGACGTGCAGGGCCGTGTGGCAAAGAACAAGAAGGCCATCGAAGTGCTGCGCTCTAGCTTCCCGGCTGGTACGGTGAGCGGTGCTCCGAAAATCAGTGCGATTGAAATTCTCTCCGGCCTCGAAAAAGTCAAGCGTCGTTTCTATGCGGGTGCGGTAGGCTATATGGAATCTGACGGTGATTTGGATTTCTGTATCGCTATCCGTTGCTGCCTCAAGCAGGGCAAGACCATCAGCCTGCAGGCCGGTGGTGGCATTGTCGCGGCCTCGAATGCTGACCGCGAATTTGAAGAAACGAATGAAAAGCTCGGAGCAATCAGAGCTGTGCTGGAGGGGGAGAACTAG
- a CDS encoding amino acid ABC transporter ATP-binding protein, translating into MENVNESAPILKVEHVKKSFGDLHVLKDISFDLKAGEVLSIIGPSGSGKSTLLRCLTQLETVDGGFVQVNGKDMVVPNDSAKGPLGSGAPVKYAPVKTLREIRLSTGLVFQNFNLFPHLTVLQNLCLAPVRVLGDERKDARAKGQFLLKRMGLEGKEKAYPCELSGGQQQRVSIARALAMNPKILFFDEPTSALDPELTGEVLKIIKKLAEDKMTMVIVTHEMAFARDVADKVIFMDGGVIVEQGTPDHVFRESGNERLAQFLSRFSKA; encoded by the coding sequence ATGGAAAACGTGAATGAATCTGCGCCGATCCTCAAGGTAGAACACGTCAAGAAGTCCTTTGGCGACTTGCATGTGCTCAAGGATATCTCGTTTGACCTGAAGGCGGGCGAGGTGCTCTCGATTATTGGGCCTAGCGGCTCCGGCAAGAGTACGCTGTTGCGCTGCCTTACCCAGCTCGAAACGGTTGACGGCGGCTTTGTGCAGGTCAATGGCAAGGACATGGTGGTGCCGAATGATTCGGCGAAGGGACCTTTAGGCTCTGGTGCTCCGGTCAAGTACGCTCCGGTGAAAACGCTTCGCGAAATTCGCCTTTCTACGGGGCTCGTGTTCCAGAACTTCAATTTGTTCCCGCACCTGACGGTGCTGCAGAACCTTTGCCTCGCTCCGGTGCGCGTGTTGGGAGACGAACGCAAAGATGCCCGTGCGAAGGGTCAATTCTTGCTCAAACGCATGGGCCTTGAGGGTAAGGAAAAGGCTTACCCCTGCGAGCTCAGCGGTGGTCAGCAGCAGCGCGTGTCCATTGCCCGCGCCCTCGCGATGAACCCGAAGATTCTTTTCTTCGACGAGCCGACCTCTGCGCTGGACCCGGAACTGACCGGCGAAGTGCTCAAGATTATCAAGAAGCTTGCCGAAGACAAGATGACCATGGTCATCGTGACTCACGAGATGGCTTTTGCCCGCGATGTGGCCGACAAGGTCATCTTTATGGATGGCGGTGTCATCGTGGAGCAGGGAACTCCCGACCACGTGTTCCGCGAATCGGGCAACGAGCGCCTGGCTCAGTTCCTGAGCAGGTTTTCAAAGGCGTAA